A portion of the Nitrospira sp. genome contains these proteins:
- the rpmF gene encoding 50S ribosomal protein L32: MPNPKHKHSRARRDKRRTQKLRVTPPGMSVCPQCHELKLPHYTCLNCGTYKGKAVIQVEEV, encoded by the coding sequence ATGCCAAATCCGAAACATAAGCATTCCCGAGCCCGACGCGACAAACGTCGCACGCAGAAGTTGCGGGTCACGCCTCCGGGCATGTCCGTGTGCCCTCAATGCCACGAACTCAAGCTGCCGCATTACACCTGCCTCAATTGCGGAACGTATAAAGGCAAGGCCGTCATCCAAGTCGAAGAGGTCTAG